Proteins encoded within one genomic window of Humulus lupulus chromosome 1, drHumLupu1.1, whole genome shotgun sequence:
- the LOC133790964 gene encoding auxin-responsive protein IAA30-like yields MGRSSATSSSSSSSNIAETTNYQPPFFSYDYQYQYQYHQPQFIHTRDLSTDLKLGLSLSPSQTPRGEQSSEWPSTSINGHQQPAPEAHPVMEEEEEEESDEYCVNGNNNGNGSLYVKVYMEGHPIGRKLNVLAHHDYHDLITTLDHMFNTNILWGADVDHGENNYEDFHVLTYEDEEGDWLMVGDVPWEMFLTAVKRLKITRACPC; encoded by the exons ATGGGCAGATCTTCAGctacttcctcttcctcttcttcttccaacATTGCTGAAACCACCAACTACCAACCCCCTTTCTTCTCTTATGACTATCAATATCAGTATCAGTATCATCAGCCTCAGTTTATTCACACAAGAGATCTCAGCACAGACCTTAAGCTTGGTCTAAGCCTTTCTCCATCTCAAACTCCAag GGGTGAGCAATCATCAGAATGGCCTTCCACCAGCATAAATGGTCATCAACAACCAGCACCAGAAGCTCATCCGgtaatggaagaagaagaagaagaagaaagcgaTGAATACTGCGTTAATGGAAATAATAATGGGAATGGAAGCTTGTATGTTAAGGTTTACATGGAAGGTCACCCCATTGGCCGAAAGCTGAATGTGTTGGCTCACCATGATTACCACGACTTGATCACCACTCTTGATCATATGTTCAACACCAATATTCTCT GGGGTGCCGATGTTGATCATGGAGAGAATAATTATGAGGATTTTCATGTGCTGACATATGAAGATGAGGAAGGAGATTGGCTCATGGTTGGTGATGTTCCTTGGGA GATGTTCTTGACTGCAGTTAAGAGATTGAAGATCACAAGGGCATGCCCCTGCTGA